The region CCCGGCGACGTTGACGCTCGTGAGTTCCCTGATGTGGCGAAGCTCGTGCATTCTGTCGTCATCGGTTTCGCACAAGGTCAGCTGGTAGTTCGCCGAAAGAAGGCACTGCGAGAGGGCATGGGCAATCGTTGAGTAAAAGCTGTTGCGGATATCCGGAACGATCAGCCCGACGAGATTGCTCTGCACCCCGCGCATCATGCGTGCGGCACGATTGGCAACATAGCCCGCTTGAGCGGCGGCTTCGTTCACCTTTCGCTTCATCTCGGCGCTGATGCGGCGATCGTCGGCCAGGGCGCGGCCTACGGTCGAGGGGGAAACTTGAAGTATCGCGGCGATGTCTTTAATTGTTACCATCGTGTCTGGCTCGGAATTGTCGCTTTGGCCAACGATAGCATTGGCGTCGCGGTTGTCAAACGTTCTATACCGTTTAAGTAGCAATCATTTGATTTTTCGCCCCCATGACTTGGCCGGCGTCGCCGATCGCGATGTTAAGTAAAATCTTTCAGACACTTACGTCTATCGGTCTGGATTACTGCGCCGACGGTGGCGCGCTCGCGCAGGCGCTTCGAAGCCAATTAACTTCTTCAAAGCCGTTGACAGGAGGCCCTCGCTGTGGGACGAATGTTTGTGCAAACGTTAGCGCAAACGGGAGGAGGCATAACGTATGGATATTCTGGTGTTCCTGGCATCGATCATCGCGTCCGCAGAGGGACGTAGATTCTGATGACCGTCGCTCTTTTCCTGCAATCCGCTGTCGGCGGCGTCCTGTTGGGCGGGATCTATGGCCTGCTGGCGATGGGTCTCAGCCTGAGCTGGGGCCTGTTGAAGCTTGTGAACCTCAGCCACTTCGCGCTGGCGTTCCTCGGCGCGTACCTCACCTACCAGCTCGGCACCGTCTATGGCGTTCCGGCATATTTGAGCGCTCTTCTGATTGCTCCGCTGTTCTTCGTGCTCGGCATTGCCCTGCACAGCGTGTTCGTGCGCTTCAAGGTGAAGGAATTCGCCTCTCTCCTGGTGACGTTCGGCGTCACGATCCTGATCGAATCGATGATCCAGTGGATCTGGTCGGCCGACTTTCTTCGCTACGAAACGCCGTATGCGCAGACCACCATCCGGCTGGGTCCGATCTTCGTGCCTGTATTGGATCTTTCCGCCTTTGCCTGCGCCGGCCTGCTTGCTGGAGTGGCCTGGTACGCGTTGAACAAGACCATGCTCGGCAAGGCGCTGCGTGCCGCCGCCCATGACGCTCCCGTGGCGTCGGCTTTCGGAATCAATTCCACCCGCGTGTCATACATTCTGGCTGGCCTTTGCTCGGCGACGGCGGGTATCGCGGGTGTCTTCATCGCCCTGATCGGAACTTTGGCTCCATCTCAAATCGAGGCCTGGATCGGGGTCGTATTTGCCGTCGCCATCATTGGAGGATTGGGCAGCCCCATCGGCGCGCTGGGTGCCGGAATGCTTATCGGCGTGGCCGAGAGCCTTACCATGTCCGTCGTGAACCCCGCTTGGGCGCCGCTCGTGGCATTCAGCGTGCTCATCGTCATCCTCCTGCGCAAACCGGTGATTTGACCATGAAAAAGCTCCTGATCGCAGCGCCTGTCGCGGCCGTCCTGGCCTCCCTGCCTTACCTGGGAATGGCGGACTATTACCTCTCCTACCTGTACATCATCTTCTTCTG is a window of Rhizobium sp. CIAT894 DNA encoding:
- a CDS encoding branched-chain amino acid ABC transporter permease, with the translated sequence MTVALFLQSAVGGVLLGGIYGLLAMGLSLSWGLLKLVNLSHFALAFLGAYLTYQLGTVYGVPAYLSALLIAPLFFVLGIALHSVFVRFKVKEFASLLVTFGVTILIESMIQWIWSADFLRYETPYAQTTIRLGPIFVPVLDLSAFACAGLLAGVAWYALNKTMLGKALRAAAHDAPVASAFGINSTRVSYILAGLCSATAGIAGVFIALIGTLAPSQIEAWIGVVFAVAIIGGLGSPIGALGAGMLIGVAESLTMSVVNPAWAPLVAFSVLIVILLRKPVI